One window of Triticum dicoccoides isolate Atlit2015 ecotype Zavitan chromosome 5A, WEW_v2.0, whole genome shotgun sequence genomic DNA carries:
- the LOC119297872 gene encoding putative G-type lectin S-receptor-like serine/threonine-protein kinase At1g61610 isoform X2 has product MDWSALACYTVALILLFLPLRASEDRLVPGERLSPGATIVSDDGAFALGFFSSSNSIPASLYLGIWYNGIPELTVVWVANREIPLTNSTSSAPTLSLTNTSNLVLSDGSSGRVVWTTDVADASSSIAAAAVLENTGNLVVRSPNGTMLWQSFDHLTDTFLPEMKIRISYATRGTGIRLVSWKGPDDPSSGRFSYGGDPDTLLQLFLWDGARPLARRGPWTGYLVKGKHQYQQVNGSLSVIIYMAIVDNEEEIYTTYTVSAGAPRTRYVVTYSGDYQLQSWSTNSSSWVILAKWPSLECNRYGFCGPYGYCDQTATPMPTCKCLDGFEPASTDEWAAGRFSAGCQRKEALHGCGDGFLALMEMKAPDKFMFAGGNMSTMEECAAHCTRNCSCVAHAFANLDSGRSGGNVTRCLVWAGELIDTGKFGEGLGSTTLYLRLAGLDAASGKKTKSTAAIIVLAVLGTAVVAVLCIFLAWLKFKGKNTKWRKHKTRTFDGISTSYEPGEGNSPHDHEFPFVSFEEISLATDNFSETCMIGQGGFGKVYKVLLGGQEVAVKRLSSDSQQGTKEFRNVVILIAKLQHRNLVRLLGCCGEGDEKLLIYEYLPNKSLDATLFDDSRRMMLDWTSRFNIIKGVAKGLLYLHQDSRLTIIHRDLKAGNVLLDAEMKPKIADFGMARIFGNNQQDASTQRVVGTYGYMAPEYAMEGVFSTKSDVYSFGVLVLEVVTGIKRSSNSHIMGFPSLIVYSWNMWREGKTEDLVDTYIMDTCSLDEVLICIHVALMCVQDNPDDRPLMSSVVFVLENGSSTLPPPTCPAYFTRRSAEMEQIRDDILNSRTSFTLTEIEGR; this is encoded by the exons ATGGATTGGTCGGCTCTCGCCTGCTACACTGTGGCCCTGATCCTTCTCTTCCTGCCGTTGCGGGCGTCAGAGGACCGGCTTGTCCCTGGCGAGCGGCTCTCCCCTGGTGCAACCATCGTCTCCGACGACGGTGCCTTTGCCTTGGGCTTCTTCAGCTCCTCCAACTCCATTCCGGCCAGTCTGTACCTGGGCATATGGTACAACGGCATACCGGAGCTCACCGTCGTGTGGGTTGCCAACCGAGAAATCCCACTCACCAACAGCACTTCGTCTGCGCCGACACTCTCCCTCACCAACACCTCCAACCTCGTTCTCTCTGATGGTAGCAGCGGCCGTGTCGTTTGGACGACTGATGTGGCCGATGCCTCAAGCTCCATTGCAGCAGCAGCAGTGCTTGAGAACACCGGCAACCTCGTCGTCCGGTCACCGAATGGCACCATGCTGTGGCAGAGCTTCGACCACCTCACCGACACGTTCCTTCCTGAAATGAAGATACGGATCAGCTATGCCACGCGCGGCACCGGCATCCGCCTGGTGTCCTGGAAGGGGCCCGACGACCCATCATCGGGGCGCTTCTCCTACGGAGGCGACCCGGACACGCTCCTCCAGTTATTCCTCTGGGATGGGGCCCGCCCGCTGGCCCGTAGAGGGCCATGGACAGGGTACCTGGTGAAAGGCAAGCACCAATACCAGCAGGTTAACGGTAGCTTGTCCGTCATCATCTACATGGCCATCGTCGACAACGAGGAGGAGATCTACACCACTTACACAGTCTCTGCTGGCGCGCCACGCACGAGGTATGTGGTGACCTACTCTGGAGATTACCAGCTCCAGAGCTGGAGTACCAATTCCTCATCATGGGTTATCCTCGCCAAGTGGCCATCCCTTGAGTGCAACCGGTATGGCTTCTGTGGTCCGTATGGCTACTGTGACCAGACAGCAACGCCCATGCCGACATGCAAGTGCCTTGATGGCTTCGAGCCAGCAAGCACTGATGAGTGGGCGGCTGGTAGGTTCTCGGCAGGGTGCCAGCGAAAGGaggcattgcacggatgcggtgacGGCTTCTTGGCCTTGATGGAGATGAAAGCGCCAGACAAGTTCATGTTTGCTGGAGGGAACATGAGCACAATGGAGGAGTGTGCGGCGCACTGCACCCGCAATTGCTCCTGTGTGGCGCACGCATTCGCCAACCTGGACAGTGGCAGGTCTGGAGGAAACGTGACAAGGTGCTTGGTGTGGGCGGGGGAGTTGATTGACACTGGGAAGTTCGGCGAAGGACTTGGCAGCACCACATTATATCTCCGGCTTGCAGGCTTAGATGCAGCATCTG GTAAGAAGACAAAGAGCACTGCAGCTATCATTGTACTGGCAGTTTTAGGAACGGCTGTTGTGGCAGTCCTATGCATTTTTCTGGCATGGCTAAAATTCAAAG GCAAGAACACAAAGTGGAGAAAACACAAGACGCGTACATTTGATGGTATAAGTACCTCTTATGAACCAGGGGAAGGAAACTCTCCACATGATCATGAATTTCCATTTGTAAGTTTCGAGGAAATTTCTCTAGCAACAGACAATTTCTCTGAGACATGTATGATTGGACAGGGAGGATTTGGAAAGGTCTACAAG GTATTATTAGGTGGGCAAGAAGTTGCTGTCAAGAGGCTAAGTAGTGATTCTCAACAAGGAACAAAGGAATTCAGGAATGTAGTAATTTTAATTGCCAAATTGCAACACAGAAACTTGGTTCGACTTCTCGGATGTTGTGGGGAGGGAGATGAAAAGTTGCTGATCTATGAGTATCTTCCTAACAAAAGCTTAGATGCTACCCTTTTTG ATGATTCAAGAAGAATGATGTTGGATTGGACATCACGGTTTAATATAATCAAAGGGGTTGCAAAGGGACTTCTGTATCTCCACCAAGATTCAAGACTAACTATAATTCATAGGGATCTCAAAGCCGGAAATGTTTTGCTAGATGCAGAGATGAAACCGAAGATAGCAGACTTCGGTATGGCGAGGATCTTTGGCAATAACCAACAAGATGCAAGCACCCAACGTGTTGTGGGAACATA TGGATACATGGCCCCAgaatatgcaatggaaggtgtcttCTCCACCAAGTCCGATGTCTACAGCTTTGGTGTGCTAGTACTTGAGGTTGTGACTGGTATAAAAAGAAGCTCCAATAGTCACATCATGGGCTTCCCGAGCCTCATTGTGTAT TCATGGAATATGTGGAGGGAAGGAAAGACAGAGGATTTGGTGGACACATATATCATGGATACTTGTTCACTGGATGAAGTTTTGATTTGCATCCATGTAGCACTCATGTGTGTCCAGGACAATCCAGATGACAGGCCACTCATGTCGTCCGTTGTGTTCGTCCTAGAGAACGGAAGCAGCACACTTCC
- the LOC119297872 gene encoding putative G-type lectin S-receptor-like serine/threonine-protein kinase At1g61610 isoform X1 has product MDWSALACYTVALILLFLPLRASEDRLVPGERLSPGATIVSDDGAFALGFFSSSNSIPASLYLGIWYNGIPELTVVWVANREIPLTNSTSSAPTLSLTNTSNLVLSDGSSGRVVWTTDVADASSSIAAAAVLENTGNLVVRSPNGTMLWQSFDHLTDTFLPEMKIRISYATRGTGIRLVSWKGPDDPSSGRFSYGGDPDTLLQLFLWDGARPLARRGPWTGYLVKGKHQYQQVNGSLSVIIYMAIVDNEEEIYTTYTVSAGAPRTRYVVTYSGDYQLQSWSTNSSSWVILAKWPSLECNRYGFCGPYGYCDQTATPMPTCKCLDGFEPASTDEWAAGRFSAGCQRKEALHGCGDGFLALMEMKAPDKFMFAGGNMSTMEECAAHCTRNCSCVAHAFANLDSGRSGGNVTRCLVWAGELIDTGKFGEGLGSTTLYLRLAGLDAASGAKFSPYFLLFCLYQHTVMIRSFTCLFMVFVHCTGKKTKSTAAIIVLAVLGTAVVAVLCIFLAWLKFKGKNTKWRKHKTRTFDGISTSYEPGEGNSPHDHEFPFVSFEEISLATDNFSETCMIGQGGFGKVYKVLLGGQEVAVKRLSSDSQQGTKEFRNVVILIAKLQHRNLVRLLGCCGEGDEKLLIYEYLPNKSLDATLFDDSRRMMLDWTSRFNIIKGVAKGLLYLHQDSRLTIIHRDLKAGNVLLDAEMKPKIADFGMARIFGNNQQDASTQRVVGTYGYMAPEYAMEGVFSTKSDVYSFGVLVLEVVTGIKRSSNSHIMGFPSLIVYSWNMWREGKTEDLVDTYIMDTCSLDEVLICIHVALMCVQDNPDDRPLMSSVVFVLENGSSTLPPPTCPAYFTRRSAEMEQIRDDILNSRTSFTLTEIEGR; this is encoded by the exons ATGGATTGGTCGGCTCTCGCCTGCTACACTGTGGCCCTGATCCTTCTCTTCCTGCCGTTGCGGGCGTCAGAGGACCGGCTTGTCCCTGGCGAGCGGCTCTCCCCTGGTGCAACCATCGTCTCCGACGACGGTGCCTTTGCCTTGGGCTTCTTCAGCTCCTCCAACTCCATTCCGGCCAGTCTGTACCTGGGCATATGGTACAACGGCATACCGGAGCTCACCGTCGTGTGGGTTGCCAACCGAGAAATCCCACTCACCAACAGCACTTCGTCTGCGCCGACACTCTCCCTCACCAACACCTCCAACCTCGTTCTCTCTGATGGTAGCAGCGGCCGTGTCGTTTGGACGACTGATGTGGCCGATGCCTCAAGCTCCATTGCAGCAGCAGCAGTGCTTGAGAACACCGGCAACCTCGTCGTCCGGTCACCGAATGGCACCATGCTGTGGCAGAGCTTCGACCACCTCACCGACACGTTCCTTCCTGAAATGAAGATACGGATCAGCTATGCCACGCGCGGCACCGGCATCCGCCTGGTGTCCTGGAAGGGGCCCGACGACCCATCATCGGGGCGCTTCTCCTACGGAGGCGACCCGGACACGCTCCTCCAGTTATTCCTCTGGGATGGGGCCCGCCCGCTGGCCCGTAGAGGGCCATGGACAGGGTACCTGGTGAAAGGCAAGCACCAATACCAGCAGGTTAACGGTAGCTTGTCCGTCATCATCTACATGGCCATCGTCGACAACGAGGAGGAGATCTACACCACTTACACAGTCTCTGCTGGCGCGCCACGCACGAGGTATGTGGTGACCTACTCTGGAGATTACCAGCTCCAGAGCTGGAGTACCAATTCCTCATCATGGGTTATCCTCGCCAAGTGGCCATCCCTTGAGTGCAACCGGTATGGCTTCTGTGGTCCGTATGGCTACTGTGACCAGACAGCAACGCCCATGCCGACATGCAAGTGCCTTGATGGCTTCGAGCCAGCAAGCACTGATGAGTGGGCGGCTGGTAGGTTCTCGGCAGGGTGCCAGCGAAAGGaggcattgcacggatgcggtgacGGCTTCTTGGCCTTGATGGAGATGAAAGCGCCAGACAAGTTCATGTTTGCTGGAGGGAACATGAGCACAATGGAGGAGTGTGCGGCGCACTGCACCCGCAATTGCTCCTGTGTGGCGCACGCATTCGCCAACCTGGACAGTGGCAGGTCTGGAGGAAACGTGACAAGGTGCTTGGTGTGGGCGGGGGAGTTGATTGACACTGGGAAGTTCGGCGAAGGACTTGGCAGCACCACATTATATCTCCGGCTTGCAGGCTTAGATGCAGCATCTGGTGCCAAATTTTCTCCCTATTTCTTGTTATTTTGTCTATACCAACACACTGTCATGATTAGATCATTCACTTGCCTTTTTATGGTATTTGTGCATTGCACAGGTAAGAAGACAAAGAGCACTGCAGCTATCATTGTACTGGCAGTTTTAGGAACGGCTGTTGTGGCAGTCCTATGCATTTTTCTGGCATGGCTAAAATTCAAAG GCAAGAACACAAAGTGGAGAAAACACAAGACGCGTACATTTGATGGTATAAGTACCTCTTATGAACCAGGGGAAGGAAACTCTCCACATGATCATGAATTTCCATTTGTAAGTTTCGAGGAAATTTCTCTAGCAACAGACAATTTCTCTGAGACATGTATGATTGGACAGGGAGGATTTGGAAAGGTCTACAAG GTATTATTAGGTGGGCAAGAAGTTGCTGTCAAGAGGCTAAGTAGTGATTCTCAACAAGGAACAAAGGAATTCAGGAATGTAGTAATTTTAATTGCCAAATTGCAACACAGAAACTTGGTTCGACTTCTCGGATGTTGTGGGGAGGGAGATGAAAAGTTGCTGATCTATGAGTATCTTCCTAACAAAAGCTTAGATGCTACCCTTTTTG ATGATTCAAGAAGAATGATGTTGGATTGGACATCACGGTTTAATATAATCAAAGGGGTTGCAAAGGGACTTCTGTATCTCCACCAAGATTCAAGACTAACTATAATTCATAGGGATCTCAAAGCCGGAAATGTTTTGCTAGATGCAGAGATGAAACCGAAGATAGCAGACTTCGGTATGGCGAGGATCTTTGGCAATAACCAACAAGATGCAAGCACCCAACGTGTTGTGGGAACATA TGGATACATGGCCCCAgaatatgcaatggaaggtgtcttCTCCACCAAGTCCGATGTCTACAGCTTTGGTGTGCTAGTACTTGAGGTTGTGACTGGTATAAAAAGAAGCTCCAATAGTCACATCATGGGCTTCCCGAGCCTCATTGTGTAT TCATGGAATATGTGGAGGGAAGGAAAGACAGAGGATTTGGTGGACACATATATCATGGATACTTGTTCACTGGATGAAGTTTTGATTTGCATCCATGTAGCACTCATGTGTGTCCAGGACAATCCAGATGACAGGCCACTCATGTCGTCCGTTGTGTTCGTCCTAGAGAACGGAAGCAGCACACTTCC